A genomic window from Sorex araneus isolate mSorAra2 chromosome 2, mSorAra2.pri, whole genome shotgun sequence includes:
- the LOC129402306 gene encoding olfactory receptor 2G3-like — translation MKETNFSQPAEFILLGFSDQPQLELVLLLVISVIYIMTLLGNTAIILVSHLNPKLHTPMYFFLSNLSFLDLCFTTSIVPQMLWNLRGPKKTITYTGCVVQLYISLGLGSTECVLLTVMAYDRFNAICRPLHYGVIMHPRLLQQLAAVAWISGFVESTVQTILVFQLPFCGHNRVDDFMCEEPALIKIACGNTAFLEHELSVASVLYVVIPLGLILVSYGCIVRSVLKIQSAEGRKKAFGTCGSHLIVVILFFGTIICVYIQPKSKYTQNHTKFLTLFYTVVTPSFNPLIYTLRNKEFKSALKRLLAQGILSQQLNVSLIRFLPAWKNL, via the exons atgaaagaaacaaattttagCCAGCCAGCAGAATTTATCTTACTAGGCTTCTCTGACCAGCCCCAGCTGGAGCTGGTTCTCCTCCTGGTCATCTCTGTCATATACATCATGACCCTACTGGGGAACACAGCTATCATATTGGTTTCACATTTGAACCCCAaactccacacgcccatgtatttcttcctctcCAATCTCTCCTTCCTGGACCTCTGTTTCACTACCAGTATTGTCCCACAGATGCTCTGGAACCTCAGGGGTCCCAAGAAGACCATCACCTACACGGGCTGTGTGGTGCAGCTCTACatctccctggggctgggctccACAGAGTGTGTCCTCCTGaccgtgatggcctatgaccgcttcaATGCCATCTGCCGGCCCCTCCACTATGGAGTCATCATGCACCCCAGGCTTCTCCAGCAACTCGCAGCAGTGGCCTGGATCAGTGGTTTTGTGGAATCCACAGTTCAGACCATCCTAGTTTTCCAGCTGCCCTTCTGTGGCCACAACAGGGTGGATGATTTCATGTGTGAGGAACCTGCACTGATTAAAATTGCCTGTGGCAACACAGCCTTCCTGGAACATGAGCTCTCTGTAGCTAGCGTCCTGTACGTGGTCATACCTCTGGGGCTTATCCTGGTCTCCTATGGCTGCATCGTTAGAAGTGTGCTCAAGATACAATCCGCTGAGGGCAGGAAGAAAGCGTTTGGTACCTGTGGGTCCCATCTAATTGTTGTCATCTTGTTTTTCGGGACTATAATTTGTGTCTACATTCAGCCCAAGAGTAAGTACACACAGAATCACACTAAATTCCTCACCCTCTTTTACACTGTAGTGACACCGTCATTTAATCCTCTGATCTACACCTTGAGGAACAAAGAGTTTAAGTCAGCCTTAAAACGGCTGCTG GCCCAAGGGATATTGAGTCAACAACTGAATGTTTCTCTTATTCGATTCTTACCAGCATGGAAAAACCTTTGA
- the LOC101540279 gene encoding olfactory receptor 2G3-like, with product MEQNNETDDGYLVLLGFSDQPRLEFILFVVILVSYLLTIVGNTAIILVCCLDAKLQTPMYFFLTNLSFLDLGFTTSALPQLLWNLKGPSKTITWTGCAIQLYVSLSLGSTECVLLTIMAFDRYVAVCKPLNYTTIMHPSFCKALAAVAWVSGIGNSLIQGTITLRLPRCGRHRLDHFVCEVPAMVKLSCVNTHANEVQLFVATLVLILTPMLLILLSYGLIVQAVVKLKSAQAGRKALGTCGSHLLVVSFFFGTSSVIYIKPQKYYGYVDGKFLTLFYGVVTPTLNPLIYTLRNKDVKGALRRLLRIDEK from the coding sequence atggaacaaaataatgaaacagaTGATGGATATCTTGTCTTGCTCGGATTCTCAGACCAGCCCCGATTGGAGTTTATCCTTTTTGTGGTGATATTGGTCTCCTACCTTCTGACAATAGTTGGCAACACAGCTATCATCCTGGTTTGCTGCCTGGATGCCAAACTCCAGacacccatgtatttcttcctcacCAACCTCTCCTTTCTTGACCTGGGCTTCACGACCAGCGCTCTCCCTCAGTTACTGTGGAATTTGAAGGGACCATCCAAGACCATCACCTGGACTGGCTGCGCCATCCAACTCTATGTGTCCCTGTCTCTGGGTTCCACGGAATGTGTCCTCCTCACTATCATGGCATTTGATCGCTATGTAGCCGTGTGCAAACCTCTCAATTACACCACCATCATGCACCCCTCCTTCTGCAAGGCCCTCGCAGCAGTGGCATGGGTGAGTGGAATAGGAAATAGTCTCATCCAAGGCACCATCACCCTTCGGCTTCCTCGATGTGGGCGTCACCGTCTGGATCACTTCGTATGTGAAGTGCCTGCCATGGTCAAGTTGTCATGTGTTAACACGCATGCAAATGAGGTCCAgctttttgtggccacactagtTCTCATCCTTACTCCTATGTTATTGATACTGCTCTCCTATGGCCTCATTGTGCAAGCAGTGGTAAAACTTAAGTCAGCCCAAGCTGGGCGCAAGGCTCTTGGGACCTGTGGCTCTCATCTACTAGTGGTGTCCTTCTTCTTTGGGACCAGCTCGGTCATATACATCAAACCACAGAAGTACTATGGCTATGTCGACGGAAAGTTCCTTACACTCTTCTATGGAGTTGTGACTCCCACCCTCAACCCCCTCATATATACTCTCAGGAATAAGGATGTGAAGGGAGCTCTGAGGAGATTGTTGAGAATAGACGAAAAGTGA